In the Glycine max cultivar Williams 82 chromosome 6, Glycine_max_v4.0, whole genome shotgun sequence genome, atttatatttttgttggtaCATCGTGAAGATATGACATAGAACTGATTTAACCGGTTTAATTTTAAcattgtaaaattataaatatatattttctgtttaacaatacttatattattaaaagttaaaataatattatttaattattactaaTTTATATAGTTGTACAAGTTTTCTTTTGGTATATTAGTTGTAGAAGTTTAGTGggatttcaactttcaatttactttttttcccTCACATATTCCCATATCTAGAAAGAATAAATGCGGCATAGTCCACTTTTCTACTGAAGGCTAAATTAGATAGATTCCTTTCATATTTATCATGCTTGTGTATTAGTTTAAATGGAGTTAGAGATAATAGgtaagtttgtttaaattaaaataataataattttaattaagggAGTATAGTCTAGAGGGTGagaaagttataaattttgtgatattgtattcaatttttactggtatttttttaaaataaatgtttttatgcaaatatttttaagggaacaaataaaatttactttttaaaataaacaaaaaaactattttttacgtaaaaataatttaaacaaacatacttaaaaataaaaaaaaatcttattttattaaaataagcgtttattttaataaataattttagataaacTGATTCAATAATTAGAATGATTAGCTTGTTTTGTTAGTTGTTCACCGGTAGAAAATAATTTCGGGGGCCAAAAAAGTATAGTATATATTTTTGATTGATAATATTTCGAGCTTGAATAaacctaatttttaaattaatacaatCACATTACAAGCTAATGATTGTAAAATCATTTTCTTCAAATTAAcaggaaattttgaaaataccGTTAGACGgagtttttaaacttaattaaatatgagagtttttttaatcaaaatagggcgattttcaaataaataattaaaatgagtagatttccaaaaaaaaaaaaatgaaatggacaAATCggatttcatataaaaaaagtgttttgaaACACGATTTTACTTTTcagttttctatatttttttattttaaaaaaattctgtgGCAGATGATAAGCTGCCACAAATTGTTTCGAAGCAGCcacaaattgttttcttttcgtatgtatacttattttattctatagaagaagaaattaagaagataaataaaataagtttagagAAACTATCTATTTTCTTATCATATAAATACTCATGAGAAAAATATCAAAGTTGaacttaattatatgtatatcgTCTGTCTCCAAAATCACTTTCTTCTGGTCCTATGTCACTCAAGCTTTGCTTCGCACATGCTCACCATAAAGTATTTAGTATCCACGGTGAACAATACTGACTGATCAAGAAACGCTAAATTTAGGCAATTCACATTCTAACGCATCTTTCTTGAAAACATGTTACTTGCTTGTCACGGTAAATTACTCCACAAAAATATAACGACTCTTCATCTTATTAATAATTGTACCGATAATTATTGATTACGACCAAACTCCGTCGTTCGATTACCATGTCTCtctgaaaaaaataatgtcaattTTGTTGTCAAGACAAAACCCAGCTGAATTATATATAAGAAGTTTTTGCCCCAAAATCTCGAGTTTTCCTTTCAAGGCAAAACCTAGCTAGTCGAGCTCGAATTTGATGTACAAAGTTAGAAGACAGAAGAGATTTATCATTTATGTGATTCACTATATCGAGCCGGGACTCATATTCCATGACCAGTGTTGAGTGTTATCAAATTTATTGATAATACTCACAAGGGGCAAGTTGATTGAATTTTAGGACACAATGTTAGTACTGTTTAGCAACCACAAACAAGGCCGAAAATTAAACGAAAGCAGGTAGCCCAAGTCACAATAAGGTAAGAAAGTCCAATTGATGGAAAATGAAGAATTAATTGACTTTGTCACATTGCACCCCGATTTTCAACAATTTGAGCTGGAAAGGTGGTAAGATAGAGTAATGGGGTCTCAATTGATTAGAGTGGCATGCATTGTTGAGAAGCATAGGGCATTTCTGCAAATGGAGTAACCAATCCAATGTAACCGTCGTTTTCAAGTCGCAGCCAGAGATATTTCGATAGGATTTGGTGGGGGCGCAAGTTACTCCAATTTCAACTTTTTCACGGCACCGCACATGCCTAAGGATAATCATATCATGTCCAATACCTTCCACCATTCTTTTATATTCCCTCTAGTAAGCTCTCAAAAGCCTTAGGAAGAGGAGCTCTTATTAAAtggtttttaatatttatttatttatttaacttgttGGAATTATGGATTCACACATAGGTCACTAAGCCCATTGTGAGTGTGGGCATAATAAGGAGAACCAACATTGAAGGCTAATGGATATTTTAATAATACATAATGAATTGAGGGCCATGGTTGGAATGTTTCTCGAGAGAGAGCAAGTTGCATGCGCCTAAAGTGATCTCTCTTTTGTGCCATTCACCTCTTTTCACCACAACTTTTTTCTTTGCCTTTCATTTCGCTGTTTCACAGAGAAACGCAAGCCTTTTTGGTCTAATTTATTTGTGCCAATCGGGTACTTCACATCAAAGACTCCCCTTACGAAACTGTGCCCATAATGAGTGGCTGTGGCATATGGGATAAGTGGTTAATTAGTTAATCCAGAATTAGCTATTGAGGAGCTTCTGAATTATTAAAGGCAATTTGAGTATCACGTGAAAGATTAGTTTCACAATCAAAAGACGTGAGAAAaccttattttaattgtttgaaattaaaaaaaaaaaatgaaactttacCTTTTATCTTACTTCCAAAGTTGCAACAACATTTTGATTGTTGATGACCAACTTCAAAATTTAACTTGTATGCAAACCAAATTCCAATATTATTGCTCGTCAGACAAACTGAATTTTTAaactgtaaaattatttattattacaaaaaaaactgTACTATATTATTTATTGGTTCATTGGTTTAATTGAATAGCATAACCCTCTAACTCATGATTAACACAATTAGATTATCTCATACTCACTGCTACTTGTCCACTTTGTATAGCaatacttaaatataataaCAGTGAtcatattaactaataattcataattattgTGATAAACGAAAAGTACAAATTTAGATTATACAATCATATAAGAATGATCAAGAGGATACATGTGTTtccattcagaaaaaaaaagagatacatGTGTTCTTCATAGGCTAGATTTTTTCCCCATGTgtcttttaaaacttaaattaatgAACTTAAAAAGATGCcaagatatttgataaaattaaattatataaatgagtcAAATTAAATGTTTAATGAAGTTTACTTACTTTATGAAATAAGAGTATTCGAATGAAAGGAAATGTAAAGAAGGATAGAAAGAAGAGAATGGAGATCtgaaaaaacaaatgaattatttagataGTTTTAGGTATTTATATATACAGAGGGATAAGTGAACAATGCTTAAATATCAATGTCTTTTTCAAAACACATCCAAACTTTTAAGAATATTTGGTTGTTTCGGATAAACAACCAAccaatacaaattaatttttgtttaaaaaaaagacaaattaatTTTGGTATATCACTATATCTTATTGAATATTTAAGTTTGGAGGTGATAATATATTAGGTTCGTAAAACTTGTGGGCTTGAAACACGTTGTTTGTAGAATTCAGTACTGTTGAAACACCATCAATGTGGACTCTAAGGCGTGACCCAACCCTTCACGACAATTAAATCctgatatgtatattttttctgGACCAAAGCCCCTAACGTCCCCAAGAAGTTTAAACTAAATACTAGTATTTTGGATTTCTAATAACATATGTAAATGCATTGGGCTGGGCTCAACAATCACATCATTAAACTGCAAAGGGAGGGGGGTTGGACTAGGAGGAAGGAACGGGCCTGAATAGCCCGAGTTCTTTTCCCTGCTATTTTTCCATGTTTGAAGTGATAAATGCGAATATTTTGTTTAGTTGTCAAGTGTGTCATTTGGAGCAGGGTTATGTATGAATAGgtggaaaataataaaatcaaggggaatgaaatacaataatattatgttttattgtcTGAGTTGATAAAGTAAAGTTGAAATATAGTACAAACTAatgaatcttattttattttattctatatttGTCTTTCTAATTTAGGAGGAATgagattaaaagaaaatcatttcattttatcattacaCATTCAAACAATGAAGttgatgtttttatttcattatgttGTATTTATCTTTGTTCTATTGTAATTCGTTCTATTCTTTTTCATCTCTTTCTATCAATTCAAACATAGAGTGAGTGATATTACATCTTTTTATTCACTAGTCATTCAATccattcattataaatttaagcaAAACACTCACTTATAAAGATCAAGTTTAATTGATTGGATTAATAATTATTACTGGATTATTAATAAACCATCCGCCATAATTTtctaaaccaaataattaaaatattgaatcgACCATGATTATAGTAGGAGTAGAGATTTGTTGTAGattcttttaaaaacaaacCTCGCAaggagagattttttttaaaaaaaaaatttgttagcaAGTGAAAAAAAGAACTCTATTTTCATTGCTTGAAAGGTTTCATGACCTAGCCTTATAGTTTACCAATGGATCTTGGAATTAAGCTCCATGTCTCAGAAGGAGGAGATCCTTTATCTAACCTCTCTGCTTGTAAGAGGATCATTCGTCACATCATACATCTCAGTATTTTGAGAGCTGATAGTATTCAACTCATAATTAAGCTCAGCCAATACATGGTTACTCAAATGTTTTACTTACAAGAAGTTCAACACCAACTacataatttgaaataatcTCCTACGCAATTACTTCTATTTCTAGTTCAATCTTCTTTCACTATTTCTGCTTAATTATGCAGATGTCTACTATGGTAACTGCTTATTAGAGGCTCAATAATGCCGGTAATTTTACCCGTAAGCACATGTAACACGTTGAATATTGAACCATTGCAACAACCACTCTTGAACACTTTTGGTGGAAGCAAGTCgtcaataattttgaaattttacctCAAATAGCTATGCTGTTTTGTGTTAACAATTCTTCTATTAAGTTAGCCTCAATTCCTACCTTCTATGATAAGTTCAAGTACATTGGCATCGCCTGTTATTTAATCCGTGATTACATTTCTTCTGATTTACTCATATTAATTCATAtctatatatcaaaatattagCTTGTAAACTTCCTAACCATGCcacttccttctccattcttctATGTATGCAAAaacaatatgaaaaaatatatctaatatagaaattaaaatatgatttaatcaataattatttttttcatcaataatgtttttttgagtaatttttttaatcaatttttttgagTAAGTTAGAAATGATtgcttttctaaaaaaaaaaagaatttacacTAAACACATACTTAAAGAATGTATCACAAAGATTACATTTggataattgaataaataattattttttaaaaatttcagaaaactaataaaagtaaattaattaattaatagtacctggttttgaattttcatcaatgaagttttacgataatgtaaaaaatagttttttaatattattagtataattaGATGGTACTCCCTCAAGACtcaaacaaaagtaaaattaactaatttttgtaataattaagaaatttatttaataaattaagaaatattatcAGCACCTTCTTTTCATACTACCTTCTCCAATAATCTCTTTATGTTGTTTGAAAATTGTTGAAAATTATTAAGTTGGATAGATCCCACtcatcatttaataataaattttaagctATCAAATTTTTTGTCCAACAAAAAATgggttgaattattttttttttaacccagATATCTCTTGgctaaattaatgattaatctttTAATGTATTGAAATTGATTTAAGGGATTGTTTTctttcaacaaatatttttttttcataattaccTATCAGTGAAAGAATCTCTAACCACATACTTATGGGACAAGATACTACCAACCATGTTATATCTTGTTGATAATTAGATACtttgatgataatttttttatttttgaaagtaatattatttacaaataaaagaaataaaaatacttaacaacatatataataaacaacattttttaatgataataattttgtgcatatttattttatgaaaataatcatttaatatcattatcgagtgaattataaaaaaattgtttactaaaatttaaacatctataaatatgttataaataattttcaccgtaaatgaaatggaaagttgGAAACAATGTGAGTGTATATAAGGAATGAATTAAGTGTGATAAAGGCCTATAATCTAAATGTTATATagatcaataattttattactttactAAATACtgcattattatattttaaaggaGCTGAACTCATTTTGTTAGGCATCTATTAGCCTAAGAGCTGTCCAAATTAATGTAGGAGACtgtaataatgaaaataatgcttttatttaaagtttaaatttgaaGAAATAAGCCTCATCAAATCATTTCGTTTAGGTTGATTAAGATTTCTCTGTTTAAGAGTAAGATCCACTTTGATTGAAGTTTAATAAGGTCTATTAGCACGGTAAGATATAGTTgacaaatttttaaatgaacTTCAGTATCTCAAAAGGatcaatatttgatatttttggtCTAGGGATATCTTgggttaaaaaaatgataataattgagTCCACGTAATAAAAGAGTTTGAGTAATTTATATATGAAGTGATTTGAACCTCATcaacattattataaaaaaaaaacaaaaaaaaacttgcatGTGACCATTTGATTTGGTTCTTCTTCCGAATTGGTGGCTTATATTACAGAACTATTCGAAACATCATATCGGAAGTAGGAATGAAAAGCTGTCCTAATTATAGTTGTATTAAATTCAACATGCTCCTCTCAGCGGCTAAATTAAAACAACGAATTACGAACCTTTCACTGGGTCACGTATGTGCATCATCACCACCAAttcaataaaatcttataattaatgcaGGTTTTATGGCTTTTAATTCGCTCCATTCTTATGCTTTCCTTGGACACAGAAAAGAAACTATCCTATTACCCCATCAGAGTACTGAAGGTCTCAAACCACCTAACAAAGCAAAGAACTTCGATTTTGAATGAAGATAGACCAAAACTAAGAAccccaaattttaatttggacACTCTAATAGTACTAAGTACTAAcaccatttttttctctttttatcgtGTCACatcacttattttttcttttcttatctcaTTGTCTATGATCAAGGAGGGTCCACCAATTTTTTCCCAAACTTATTCAGTTTGAATTGTATCAATGCTACTAACATACCAGCATAGTAGCATGTACAGTTACGGTGTCATTTTCTATGCTTCAACGTTAGAGAGCGTGTAACTGGAACGACTCATTTCACAAGATAAGGTTGAAAAAACTTGCAAGTTTTCGggaattaattttgaatgatttaatttttacacaGTTAATGATCCCCTTTTGAGCCACTACATTTTCTTTTGAACCTAACATCCTAGCTTGTAGAGTTCACAGCTTGGGGACAGGACATAAAGCAGCAGCTAGCAAATAAAGATTACGATTTTAATTGAAGAATTATAAGATGTAACCTAACTAATCGGTTGTTTACAATAGACAATTCTTTTTTATGCCTCCACCTCGATCATAATTAATGCTAGCATTAGTTGTGTAACGGTGCTGTGTTAAAAATTAGCTACTtgctttaatgaaaaaaatggatAAATGAAAATAGCCAACTTAGCTTGTTAGCCTATAAAGCCATTCATTCCGTCACTTACAAAACTACCAATATACGTTGTTGCTATATTGCTGGAAGCTTAGAGAGTAAGATACATTGCCTGTTTGGTCAGTGCTGCATTCAACTCAACGATTCTGAACAATGTGTATAGCTTTGTTTCTTTGGCAATGCCACCCACTgtacccttttcttcttttgaataaCAGAGATGAATATCACAATAGGCAAGCTTTAATTTCTTCTTcctgtgttttttttgtttaacaaattTTTGGTACTTGTTGACTTGTGCAATATATGCATGCACttacataataattattttttacataatcattATTTGGATGAAGGCCTACGAAGCCAGTGTCTTGGTGGGAAGATTGTGATATTTTGGCAGGAAGGGACGAAATAGCAATGGGAACATGGTTGGCTTGTTCCACACAAGGAAGGGTGGCTTTTCTCACCAATGTTTTGGAGCTTCATACCCTCCCTGAGGCCAAAAGTCGTGGAGACCTACCCGTACTATTTCTCAAGGTATATTTAGTAcgaattgtgttattcatacAATAACTCATACAACATTTTATATAATACTAACACTTCATGAGTTTATCTTTTTTCACAGCATCATTGTTACATCTCGTAAAATTTCACTCTCTTTCTTCATAGTACTTgtataatttcattaatttgttgCATGAATTGTTATACAAATAACGTTTCTTGGACTCAGGATTTTTGTAACTTCACTGTCTGGCTAACAGcagagaaattaaaagaaatgagATATGCATGTTTAATAGGAGAGAAAGAGACAAAATAAGTGAGGATCTAATTCTCTCAGACACGTTTCGTACATCAAAGCATCACTATCCTAAACTCCAACAGTCATGATTTTGTGTATACCTAAATTACACTAAGTTTAAGCCAACCAATGTTATAAATCTGTCTCACGTGTTATTGTTTTATACTTGAAGTGATGATGTGTGTTATTAGTTATTGTATTTGTCTATTGAGTAAGCTACTCACCTCAATCCAAATTTTTAACTCACTTAAATTAACCACGCATGTTTcctgtttaaaaataattgtatgaTATCagggatttaaaaaaaaaaccctatcaATTTGCACTTTTAACAGAACTATAGCATCAGCTTTTCCTTTTCAAGCACAAAGAATAAGAATGATGATTACTACTATCAGGGAAGGAACATTTTGTTTTACATCTTAAGACACCCGAATTCTTTTCCAATTTCCATATTATGCATAAGTATAAATTGGTCAAATTAACTTCCAAAGTGATTGTTCATATTTCCTCACTAATTCGTTTTTGCTTCTTGTATTCATGTTGATGAACAATGGCAGAGCAGCAAGAAACCGAAAGAATTTGCGGAAAGCCTAAAATTAGAGGCTCATTATTACAACGGGTTCAACATAGTTGTGGCTGATATTGTGTCGAAATCAATGGTGTACATCTCCAACAGGCCCAAGGGACAACCTATTACCATTAAAGAGGTTCCACCAGGCCTGCATGTACTTTCAAATGATAAGTTAGATTCGCCGTGGCATAAGGTTAGTTAATATGGTTATTACATTACGTcttcttatattaaaaatacactGTCTAACTTATTCCTTCATTCCCTCTAATACACAGTACTATATTCTTGTTTAAATTCTATGTTATTTAATAATCCAAACATAAATTCTGGATATAAGCTACGAAATCAGGATACAGATTAcgagatttataaaaaaaaatgtgattcaataataataatgtgtttAAAAGagcatattaatatttttcatttaaattaaacCTTTACTTCAAACCACAGAGAAACTAAACGAGAGGAGACCGGAGAGAGTTGTAGGgaggaaaaaaattgtcattttctaagagaatagtttttttttttttttcatgttttatttgTAATACATCTGGACAGGAAAACAATACCTTGGTAGATTTGTTAACCAGccagtttaaaattttaatcgtGACACTATAAT is a window encoding:
- the LOC100801022 gene encoding transport and Golgi organization 2 homolog, which produces MCIALFLWQCHPLYPFLLLNNRDEYHNRPTKPVSWWEDCDILAGRDEIAMGTWLACSTQGRVAFLTNVLELHTLPEAKSRGDLPVLFLKSSKKPKEFAESLKLEAHYYNGFNIVVADIVSKSMVYISNRPKGQPITIKEVPPGLHVLSNDKLDSPWHKALRLEFSFKEHVAKYGEGEIPVKEVIQKLMKDKVKADKSSLPRICSPDWEFNLSSIFVEVETPLGLYGTRSSAALTVRSRGEANFYEVYLDDTKWKEHAIDFHIGKLNYKAVTD